The Streptomyces sp. NBC_01197 genome window below encodes:
- a CDS encoding ABC transporter substrate-binding protein, which yields MRARTQTASRKAVVLTAIVSLGGALLAGCAEDSGGGSDDTSGGGSGKMTISMGLFGTQGFKEAGLYAEYEKLHPNITITENVTERNENYYPALVNHLTTNSGLQDIQAVEVGNIAEVVQTQASKLEDLSKISGVDQNNWLSWKWQQATTKDGQTVGLGTDIGPMAICYRQDLFQKAGLPTDRTAVGKLWAGDWSKLVTVGERYKRKAPAGTYFMDSPGGLINAILSSLKEKFYDSSGKVVYKTNPAVKTGFDLAAKAAAEGLVQSQTQFQPAWNQTIANSKFAAVACPPWMLGYLKGQSKADATGKWDVAAAPQAGNWGGTFLTVPKGGKHVKEAEQLAAWLAAPAQQSKLFSVQGSFPSAPAAYDLPSVKNAKNAMTGDAPIGQIFAEAAKAIPQQPIGPKDQIIGAGLGDNGVILVTKGKSAADAWQTATKTIDNNLEK from the coding sequence ATGCGAGCACGTACCCAAACCGCCTCACGGAAGGCGGTCGTCCTGACGGCCATCGTGTCGCTGGGCGGAGCGTTGCTGGCCGGCTGTGCCGAAGACAGTGGTGGCGGCAGCGACGACACCAGCGGTGGCGGCAGCGGCAAGATGACGATCTCCATGGGCCTCTTCGGTACGCAGGGCTTCAAGGAAGCCGGCCTGTACGCCGAGTACGAGAAGCTCCACCCGAACATCACGATCACAGAGAACGTCACCGAGCGCAACGAGAACTACTACCCCGCACTGGTCAACCACCTCACCACCAACAGCGGCCTGCAGGACATTCAGGCCGTCGAGGTCGGCAATATCGCCGAGGTCGTACAGACCCAGGCGAGCAAGCTGGAGGACCTCTCCAAGATCTCGGGCGTGGACCAGAACAACTGGCTGAGCTGGAAGTGGCAGCAGGCCACCACCAAGGACGGGCAAACCGTCGGGCTCGGCACCGACATTGGGCCGATGGCGATCTGCTACCGCCAGGACCTCTTCCAGAAGGCTGGCCTGCCCACCGACCGGACGGCGGTCGGCAAACTGTGGGCGGGCGACTGGAGCAAGCTGGTCACCGTGGGTGAGCGCTACAAGAGGAAGGCCCCCGCGGGCACCTACTTCATGGACTCCCCCGGTGGTCTGATCAACGCGATCCTCTCCAGCCTCAAGGAGAAGTTCTACGACTCCTCCGGCAAGGTCGTCTACAAGACGAACCCGGCCGTCAAGACGGGCTTCGACCTGGCCGCCAAGGCCGCCGCGGAGGGGCTGGTCCAGTCGCAGACCCAGTTCCAGCCGGCGTGGAACCAGACGATCGCCAACAGCAAGTTCGCCGCGGTGGCCTGCCCACCGTGGATGCTCGGCTACCTGAAGGGCCAGTCGAAGGCCGACGCGACCGGCAAGTGGGACGTCGCAGCCGCGCCGCAGGCCGGCAACTGGGGCGGCACCTTCCTGACCGTGCCGAAGGGCGGCAAGCACGTGAAGGAGGCGGAGCAGCTGGCTGCCTGGCTCGCCGCCCCGGCCCAGCAGTCCAAGCTCTTCAGCGTGCAGGGCAGCTTCCCGAGCGCACCTGCCGCCTACGACCTGCCCTCGGTCAAGAACGCCAAGAACGCCATGACGGGTGACGCGCCGATCGGCCAGATCTTCGCTGAGGCTGCCAAGGCCATCCCGCAGCAGCCCATCGGCCCGAAGGACCAGATCATCGGCGCCGGGCTGGGTGACAACGGCGTGATCCTCGTGACGAAGGGCAAGTCCGCGGCAGATGCCTGGCAGACGGCCACCAAGACGATCGACAACAATTTGGAGAAGTGA
- a CDS encoding IS110 family transposase produces the protein MEITGLPTPVFCGVDWAEDHHDIALVDAGGKQLAKVRIADDAAGFAQLTDLLTEHGDSENAPIPVAIETSRGLLVACLRSTGRPVFSINPLAVARYRDRHSVARKKSDVVDAAALANILRTDMAAHRPLPEDSELVQAIAVLARAQQDAVWARGQAHNKLRSQLREFYPAILDAFAQHKHGLCSREARSILAAAPTPTMAAKLTRRRLQSLLKQSGRVRGIQAEAEKLHEVFQRDYLHQLPQVEAALGHQTSALLRQLNTACDNADQLEAAATRAFEEHPDAPVIRSFPGLASLTGARVLAEIGDDRARFASAGSLKAYAGSAPVTRASGKSCKVMSRKVKNQRLAAVGYVWAFVSLTKSPGARAHYDRRRAAGDRHVAAQRNLFNRFMGMLFHCLQNGHTYDEAIAFPQHPIGHIAAAA, from the coding sequence ATGGAGATCACCGGATTACCGACGCCCGTGTTCTGTGGTGTGGACTGGGCCGAAGACCACCACGACATTGCACTGGTCGATGCTGGCGGAAAACAACTCGCGAAGGTACGGATCGCCGATGACGCTGCCGGGTTTGCCCAGCTCACGGACCTGCTGACCGAGCACGGCGATAGCGAGAATGCCCCGATCCCCGTGGCGATCGAGACATCACGCGGACTTCTTGTCGCCTGCCTGCGGTCCACCGGTCGGCCGGTCTTTTCGATCAACCCGCTAGCAGTTGCCCGCTACCGGGACCGCCACTCCGTCGCCCGCAAGAAGTCAGACGTCGTCGACGCCGCGGCCCTGGCCAACATCCTGCGGACCGACATGGCAGCCCACCGGCCGCTGCCGGAGGACTCCGAGCTCGTCCAGGCCATCGCCGTGCTCGCCCGGGCCCAACAAGACGCCGTCTGGGCCCGCGGCCAGGCCCACAACAAGCTTCGCTCCCAGCTCAGAGAGTTCTACCCAGCGATCCTCGACGCCTTCGCCCAGCACAAGCACGGACTGTGTTCAAGGGAAGCCCGCAGCATCCTGGCCGCAGCACCGACCCCTACCATGGCTGCGAAGCTGACACGGCGACGCCTGCAGTCGCTGCTCAAGCAGTCCGGCCGGGTCCGCGGCATCCAGGCCGAAGCCGAAAAGCTCCACGAGGTCTTCCAACGCGACTACCTCCACCAGCTCCCGCAGGTCGAGGCGGCTCTCGGGCATCAGACGTCCGCTCTGCTCAGGCAGCTGAACACCGCCTGCGACAACGCCGACCAGCTCGAGGCAGCCGCCACGCGGGCCTTCGAAGAGCACCCGGATGCGCCCGTCATCCGCAGCTTCCCGGGTCTCGCCTCACTGACTGGCGCCCGGGTCCTGGCGGAGATCGGCGATGACCGGGCCCGATTCGCCAGCGCCGGATCCTTGAAGGCCTACGCGGGAAGCGCGCCGGTCACCAGAGCCAGCGGCAAGAGCTGCAAAGTCATGAGCCGGAAGGTCAAGAACCAGCGACTGGCTGCCGTCGGATACGTCTGGGCCTTCGTCTCTCTCACCAAGTCACCAGGCGCCAGAGCCCACTACGACCGCCGACGAGCAGCCGGCGACCGACACGTCGCAGCACAGCGAAACCTCTTCAATCGCTTCATGGGCATGCTGTTCCACTGCCTCCAGAACGGTCACACCTACGACGAAGCAATTGCCTTCCCACAGCACCCAATCGGACATATAGCAGCGGCAGCTTGA
- a CDS encoding class I SAM-dependent RNA methyltransferase, with translation MQTEPTSSLVGEEYEVEVGPVAHGGHCIARNEEGRVLFVRHTLPGEKVVARVTDGEENSRFLRADAVRIIEASKDRVEAPCPFAGPGRCGGCDWQHAKPGAQRRLKGEVIAEQLQRLAGLTPEEAGWDGTVMPAAGDKLPAGEVPAWRTRVQYAVDDQGRAGLRKHRSHEVEPIDHCMIAAPGVTELGIEKREWPQLASVEAIAATGSSDRQVVLTPKPGGRLPLVELDKPVSVLRVEEHDGGVHRVHGRPFVRERADGRTYRVGMGGFWQVHPQAADTLLKAVMQGLMPRKGDTALDLYCGVGLFAGAIAERVGEQGAVLGIESSKRACEDARHNLKELPRVRIEHGKVEGALPRTGITETDLIVLDPPRAGAGKQTVKHLTSLGARRIAYVACDPAALARDLAYFRDGGYRVRVLRAFDLFPMTHHVECVAILEPVAKPS, from the coding sequence ATGCAGACAGAACCCACGTCATCGCTGGTCGGGGAGGAGTACGAGGTCGAGGTCGGCCCCGTCGCGCACGGTGGCCACTGCATCGCCCGCAATGAGGAGGGCCGTGTCCTCTTCGTCCGGCACACCCTGCCCGGCGAGAAGGTCGTCGCCCGGGTGACCGACGGCGAGGAGAACTCACGCTTCCTGCGGGCCGACGCCGTCCGGATCATCGAGGCGTCCAAGGACCGGGTCGAGGCGCCGTGCCCGTTCGCGGGTCCGGGCCGGTGCGGCGGCTGCGACTGGCAGCACGCCAAGCCGGGCGCACAGCGCAGGCTCAAGGGAGAGGTGATCGCCGAGCAGCTCCAGCGGCTGGCGGGCCTCACCCCGGAGGAAGCGGGCTGGGACGGCACCGTGATGCCCGCGGCCGGTGACAAGCTGCCGGCGGGCGAGGTGCCCGCGTGGCGTACCCGGGTCCAGTACGCGGTGGACGACCAGGGCCGGGCGGGCCTGCGCAAGCACCGCTCGCACGAGGTCGAACCGATCGACCACTGCATGATCGCGGCGCCGGGCGTCACGGAACTGGGCATCGAGAAGCGCGAGTGGCCGCAACTGGCATCCGTCGAGGCCATCGCGGCCACCGGCTCCAGCGACCGCCAGGTCGTCCTCACCCCGAAGCCGGGCGGCCGGCTGCCCCTGGTCGAGCTCGACAAGCCGGTCTCCGTGCTGCGCGTCGAGGAGCACGACGGGGGAGTGCACCGGGTCCACGGCCGCCCCTTCGTCCGCGAACGGGCCGACGGGCGCACGTACCGCGTCGGCATGGGCGGCTTCTGGCAGGTCCACCCGCAGGCGGCCGACACCCTGCTGAAGGCCGTGATGCAGGGCCTGATGCCCCGCAAGGGCGACACGGCGCTCGACCTGTACTGCGGTGTCGGCCTGTTCGCGGGCGCGATCGCCGAACGGGTCGGCGAGCAGGGCGCGGTGCTCGGCATCGAGTCCTCGAAGCGCGCGTGCGAGGACGCCAGGCACAACCTGAAGGAACTGCCGAGGGTCCGCATCGAACACGGCAAGGTCGAAGGGGCCCTGCCCCGCACGGGCATCACGGAGACCGACCTGATCGTCCTGGACCCGCCCCGGGCGGGCGCGGGCAAGCAGACGGTCAAGCACCTGACATCCCTCGGCGCCCGCCGCATCGCCTACGTCGCGTGCGACCCGGCGGCGCTGGCCCGGGACCTGGCGTACTTCCGGGACGGGGGGTACCGGGTGCGGGTGCTGCGGGCGTTCGATCTGTTTCCGATGACTCACCACGTGGAGTGTGTCGCGATCCTTGAACCGGTCGCCAAGCCGTCCTGA
- a CDS encoding carbohydrate ABC transporter permease → MTTTLTNAPGDAPPKAARVRRPKAARAGGQLHAGPFAYAVLVLFTLGSLLPLVWTAIAASRDNNRLAQTPPPFWFGANLMHNLRIAWTDANLGKAFLNTTIVAGISATTIVFLSTVAGFAFAKLRFRGRNSLMLVVIGTMMVPPQLSIIPLYMMVAKLQWSDQLQAVILPSLVSAFGVFFMRQYLLQVLPDELIEAARVDGASSWRVVWHVVFPAARPAMAVLGMLMFVQSWNDFLWPFLVLSQNGNPTVQVAIAGLGRGYTPDQSLIMAGALLGTLPLLLVFAIFGKQIVGGIMQGAVKG, encoded by the coding sequence GTGACGACGACCCTGACGAACGCCCCCGGTGACGCGCCGCCCAAAGCCGCGCGCGTACGACGGCCCAAGGCGGCGCGGGCCGGCGGGCAACTGCACGCGGGGCCCTTCGCGTACGCGGTGCTGGTGCTGTTCACCCTTGGCTCACTGCTCCCCCTGGTGTGGACCGCGATCGCCGCGTCCCGCGACAACAACCGGCTGGCGCAGACCCCGCCACCGTTCTGGTTCGGCGCGAACCTGATGCACAACCTGCGGATCGCCTGGACCGACGCCAACCTGGGCAAGGCATTCCTCAACACGACGATCGTGGCGGGGATATCGGCGACGACCATCGTGTTCCTGTCCACCGTTGCCGGGTTCGCCTTCGCCAAGTTGCGGTTCCGTGGCCGTAACAGCCTGATGCTGGTGGTGATCGGCACCATGATGGTGCCGCCGCAGCTCAGCATCATCCCCCTGTACATGATGGTGGCGAAGCTGCAGTGGTCCGACCAGCTGCAGGCGGTGATCCTGCCGTCGCTGGTGAGCGCGTTCGGGGTGTTCTTCATGCGGCAGTACCTGCTGCAGGTGCTCCCGGACGAGCTGATCGAGGCCGCCCGGGTGGACGGCGCGAGCAGTTGGCGTGTGGTGTGGCACGTTGTGTTCCCGGCAGCGCGGCCGGCGATGGCAGTGCTCGGCATGCTGATGTTCGTACAGTCGTGGAACGACTTCCTGTGGCCGTTCCTGGTGCTGTCCCAGAACGGCAATCCGACCGTGCAGGTCGCCATCGCAGGGCTGGGCCGCGGCTACACCCCGGACCAGTCCCTGATCATGGCGGGCGCTTTGCTCGGTACGCTGCCGCTGCTGCTGGTCTTCGCGATCTTCGGCAAGCAGATCGTCGGCGGCATCATGCAGGGTGCGGTCAAGGGCTGA
- a CDS encoding carbohydrate ABC transporter permease, producing the protein MSRHDTAAPPVQYRGAAPGRDPAAPESPADEKRRTRLSRRWQRDMRWSPYAFVSPFFLLFAAFGLFPLIYTGWASLHTVELTAPTDMQWAGLHNYTRIFDDDFFWNAAKNTLTIGVISTVPQLLMAMGLAHLLNYKLRGSTFFRVAMLAPYATSIAAASLVFVLLFGRDYGMINWALHFVGVDKIDWQNDKWSSQIAVSSVVIWRWTGYNALIYLAAMQAIPQDLYESAALDGANRWQQFLNVTLPQLRPTILFTTVVSTIGASQVFGEPLMFDSIKGASGGTDHQFQTLGLYLYEQGWVNQHLGRASAIAWTMFLILILIGIVNYVISRRLRASS; encoded by the coding sequence ATGTCCCGGCACGACACCGCCGCGCCCCCGGTTCAGTACCGGGGCGCGGCCCCTGGCCGCGACCCTGCGGCACCCGAGTCACCGGCGGATGAGAAGCGCCGGACGCGGCTGTCCCGGCGCTGGCAGCGGGACATGCGCTGGAGCCCCTACGCCTTCGTCTCCCCGTTCTTCCTGCTCTTCGCCGCGTTCGGCCTCTTCCCGCTGATCTACACCGGCTGGGCCTCGCTGCACACGGTGGAGCTGACCGCGCCCACCGACATGCAGTGGGCGGGCCTGCACAACTACACCCGGATCTTCGACGACGACTTCTTCTGGAACGCGGCGAAGAACACCCTGACCATCGGCGTCATATCGACCGTCCCGCAATTGCTCATGGCGATGGGGCTCGCCCACCTCCTCAACTACAAACTGCGCGGCTCCACCTTCTTCCGGGTGGCGATGCTCGCCCCATACGCCACCTCGATCGCCGCGGCCTCTCTGGTGTTCGTGCTGCTCTTCGGCCGTGACTACGGCATGATCAACTGGGCGCTGCACTTCGTCGGCGTCGACAAGATCGACTGGCAGAACGACAAGTGGTCATCGCAGATCGCGGTGTCGTCGGTGGTCATCTGGCGCTGGACCGGCTACAACGCGCTGATCTACCTGGCGGCGATGCAGGCGATCCCGCAGGACCTGTACGAGTCGGCGGCGCTGGACGGCGCCAACCGCTGGCAGCAGTTTCTCAACGTGACGCTGCCGCAGCTGCGGCCGACCATCCTGTTCACCACCGTGGTGTCGACGATCGGCGCGAGCCAGGTGTTCGGCGAGCCGCTGATGTTCGACTCCATCAAGGGTGCCTCCGGCGGTACCGACCACCAGTTCCAGACGCTGGGCCTGTACCTGTACGAACAGGGCTGGGTCAACCAGCACCTGGGCCGAGCCTCCGCGATCGCCTGGACGATGTTCCTGATCCTCATCCTGATCGGGATCGTCAACTACGTCATCTCGCGCCGGCTGCGCGCCAGCAGTTAG